One part of the Bacillota bacterium genome encodes these proteins:
- a CDS encoding S-layer homology domain-containing protein, with the protein MGGAAKVWWPAVCEMKAYQEKTTKPRRRRAGIGRLALRAANSGRSQWVLAGALTLALLVALAGPVARVSASTNPFADVPKGHWSYEALAQFARLGLVEGYSADAFAGGRVMTRYEMAWAVARLGERVKAGAALTPDQRKLLSQLQEEFAGELALVSGIGNLGSPGASPGAPSAEVAAGKGGDAAATGAGGVSQGAVLTISQGGGGTASAGGSVPGASSAGASQSDEVLGVIPGVPQLPGSFEAWSSLKLRPDPGAIAALSALPGNAGREAFSGGRRLSELLGSSGASAPTASGLVSPAEPGSVTQKGAGQEAAVTIPLEDGTKAELSLGGPPAPGGIAPSEGDDVVARLDLKYALSQLAIFRASYELVKGNEDAADDSESKARATTLLGIDYKFALSDSAYIKAGYTYSRITDLVPKGIEWSGSSSQDATGESGSKAAGVFGDYTLPGLSLDARKTTTSFGVGYTFGGTASIVLGYRLIDFQSIDPETMVPGSHRTNVATAELTIRF; encoded by the coding sequence GTGGGCGGCGCTGCTAAGGTGTGGTGGCCTGCTGTGTGCGAAATGAAAGCGTATCAAGAAAAGACGACGAAGCCCCGTCGGCGGCGCGCGGGCATCGGGCGGCTAGCTTTGCGGGCAGCAAACTCTGGGCGCAGCCAGTGGGTTCTCGCGGGCGCCCTGACGCTCGCGCTCTTGGTAGCGCTGGCTGGCCCGGTCGCGCGCGTGAGCGCATCCACTAACCCCTTTGCGGACGTCCCGAAAGGGCATTGGTCCTACGAAGCGCTTGCCCAGTTCGCCCGGCTCGGTCTTGTTGAAGGTTACTCTGCCGACGCGTTCGCGGGCGGCCGCGTCATGACCCGGTACGAAATGGCCTGGGCTGTCGCGCGCCTTGGCGAGCGCGTGAAGGCAGGAGCAGCGCTGACGCCCGACCAACGCAAGCTGCTTTCGCAACTTCAAGAGGAGTTCGCGGGCGAGCTCGCACTAGTCTCCGGAATCGGCAACCTCGGCTCACCCGGGGCTTCACCGGGCGCGCCCAGCGCAGAGGTCGCAGCGGGCAAGGGTGGCGACGCGGCAGCGACAGGCGCCGGCGGGGTGTCTCAAGGCGCGGTGTTAACCATATCTCAAGGCGGCGGGGGTACTGCGTCCGCCGGGGGAAGCGTCCCGGGCGCATCATCCGCAGGAGCCTCCCAGTCGGATGAGGTCCTCGGCGTGATTCCAGGGGTGCCGCAGCTTCCTGGGTCGTTTGAGGCGTGGTCCTCGTTGAAACTACGCCCAGATCCAGGAGCGATAGCCGCGCTCTCGGCGCTTCCGGGGAATGCCGGGCGCGAGGCTTTCTCGGGCGGCAGGAGGCTCTCGGAGCTTCTTGGGAGCAGCGGAGCGAGCGCGCCCACGGCTTCCGGACTTGTCTCACCCGCCGAGCCGGGTTCGGTGACTCAGAAGGGTGCGGGCCAGGAGGCGGCCGTGACCATTCCGCTTGAGGACGGCACGAAGGCCGAGCTGTCATTGGGCGGCCCTCCGGCCCCCGGCGGCATAGCGCCTAGCGAGGGAGACGACGTCGTCGCGCGGCTCGACCTCAAGTACGCCCTGAGCCAGCTCGCCATATTCCGGGCTAGCTACGAGCTGGTTAAAGGGAACGAGGACGCGGCCGACGACAGCGAGAGCAAGGCAAGGGCGACGACGCTCCTCGGGATCGACTATAAGTTCGCCCTCTCTGATTCGGCGTACATCAAGGCGGGGTACACGTACTCGCGGATAACGGACCTCGTGCCGAAGGGAATAGAGTGGAGCGGATCGTCCTCCCAGGACGCGACCGGTGAGTCCGGCTCGAAGGCTGCCGGGGTCTTCGGCGATTATACGTTGCCAGGCCTGTCGCTGGACGCCCGCAAGACCACCACCAGTTTCGGTGTGGGCTACACGTTCGGGGGCACCGCCTCCATCGTGCTCGGTTACAGGCTCATAGATTTCCAAAGCATAGACCCTGAGACCATGGTGCCGGGGTCTCACCGCACTAATGTCGCCACGGCGGAGCTAACCATCAGGTTCTAG
- the ruvX gene encoding Holliday junction resolvase RuvX, with translation MDRERAHDGEERHAPFPPGAVIAVDPGRDKCGIAVVRADGTVIAKAIVARQEAVDRVMELARAHAVSVVVLGDRTGSGALAREIQELGGRAAGGAVRVVFVDEHESSMEGRRRYLEDHPLRGLGRLVPVSLRTPGEPFDDYVAVVLAERFFHSVEK, from the coding sequence ATGGACCGGGAACGCGCGCACGACGGAGAAGAGAGGCACGCTCCATTCCCGCCGGGAGCGGTCATAGCTGTCGACCCTGGGCGCGACAAGTGCGGCATAGCTGTGGTCAGAGCCGACGGAACAGTGATCGCGAAGGCGATAGTGGCGAGGCAAGAGGCGGTCGACCGGGTGATGGAGCTCGCCCGCGCGCACGCGGTGAGTGTCGTCGTCCTCGGCGATCGCACTGGGTCCGGGGCTCTCGCGCGTGAGATCCAGGAGCTTGGCGGCAGGGCCGCGGGCGGTGCCGTCCGCGTGGTGTTCGTGGACGAGCACGAGAGCAGCATGGAGGGGCGGAGGCGCTACCTCGAGGACCATCCCCTGCGGGGCCTGGGGAGGCTTGTCCCCGTGTCTCTGCGGACGCCGGGCGAGCCCTTCGACGACTACGTCGCCGTTGTCCTTGCTGAAAGGTTTTTCCATTCAGTCGAAAAGTAG
- the galE gene encoding UDP-glucose 4-epimerase GalE — MNVLVVGGAGYIGSHVVRELVRAGHGVVVYDSLEKGHREAVAACGCPLVVGDTGDAAALARVLCSERFDVVMHFAAYTSVAESMRDPAKYYHNNVAKGLVLLEAMRTAGVGRIVFSSSAAVYGNPDRVPIDEDADCRPTNVYGETKLMFERVLAAYDRAYGIKYIALRYFNAAGADPAGDIGEDHDPETQLIPLVLMTALGLRPRLEVFGTDYDTADGTCVRDYIHVCDLASAHVLAAEALVAGCGSRAYNLGNGKGYTVRQVIETARRVTGRDIPVVDAPRRPGDPAALVASSDRITRELGWKPRYGDLEEIIATAWEWHRHHPRGYAG, encoded by the coding sequence GTGAACGTGCTAGTGGTGGGAGGAGCCGGATACATCGGAAGCCACGTGGTCCGCGAGCTTGTCCGGGCGGGACACGGGGTGGTGGTGTACGACAGCTTGGAGAAAGGCCACCGCGAGGCCGTGGCGGCGTGCGGCTGCCCGCTCGTGGTCGGCGATACGGGCGATGCGGCAGCGTTGGCCCGGGTGCTTTGTTCGGAGAGGTTCGACGTGGTGATGCATTTCGCGGCTTATACCTCGGTGGCCGAGTCCATGCGGGACCCCGCGAAATACTACCACAACAACGTGGCTAAAGGCCTCGTCCTGCTGGAGGCGATGCGGACGGCGGGCGTGGGCCGCATCGTGTTTTCGTCCTCGGCGGCTGTCTATGGGAACCCGGACCGCGTTCCCATCGATGAGGACGCCGACTGCCGCCCGACGAACGTGTACGGCGAGACCAAGCTCATGTTCGAACGAGTGCTCGCGGCCTACGACCGGGCGTATGGCATAAAGTATATTGCGCTCCGGTACTTCAACGCCGCTGGGGCCGACCCTGCAGGAGACATCGGCGAGGACCACGACCCGGAGACGCAGCTCATCCCCCTCGTACTCATGACCGCCCTGGGCCTTCGCCCCCGCCTGGAGGTGTTCGGCACCGACTACGATACCGCAGACGGGACCTGCGTCCGCGACTACATCCACGTGTGCGACCTCGCGTCCGCGCACGTGCTCGCCGCCGAGGCACTGGTGGCCGGGTGCGGCTCGCGGGCATACAACCTCGGCAACGGCAAGGGGTATACGGTGCGGCAGGTGATCGAGACCGCGCGCCGCGTCACGGGACGTGACATTCCTGTGGTAGACGCGCCGCGTCGCCCGGGGGATCCTGCCGCGCTCGTCGCGAGCTCGGACCGGATAACGCGCGAGCTCGGCTGGAAGCCACGCTACGGCGACCTAGAGGAGATCATCGCCACCGCCTGGGAGTGGCACCGTCATCACCCGCGCGGGTATGCTGGCTAG
- a CDS encoding DUF3769 domain-containing protein, producing MPSCRHGQAERRQEERRGITPRYSGRSGAAFAAVLLAAVMLVLVPAWSEEARASGRADDVPVAAVDSGASEEPVVIEADSTEYHYGAEGTIIEARGNVHASQGDLIVSCDYVRVDVGAGALLARGNVVIRRGSSVTRCSLFSYDMKAAAGRVLDPDGSVPGVNVRGKEMDVAPDRLTLSDAYATGCDLEDPCYRVTTKRLVIYPDQRVVAEWPVLWLEHVPVLVLPRLTIPLRGERVGWVEGEGYPVPRLGYDAENGFVAGVSYLDRSREDLTIRYDAAYVTRPGGLQLEARADASLWPGAGASVTAGLRSWEGPYGSFRCSLDLTGPTAQADESAISVAADASYRSGTAYDAGLQGGVTAAAKLGPLALNAVARKDLPSTGAVYALPAVDATLSPFGGPAMRVTLSGGIGRFEEPAGGIESTRSYAAVSVSSGPLKLVSGAGVSLTAGLGASIRRAWYGTGDGLASLTATARLDGSFGRLEAFGAESPRVVAGLEYTRRAVSGASPFAFDAVSALNQVTADVTVRVNESWSLGTRATYDIDGNAVNNVDLSLTNHHHCYDISATWDGALARFGLEIQFKR from the coding sequence GTGCCGTCGTGCAGGCACGGGCAAGCCGAGCGCCGCCAAGAAGAGAGACGGGGGATTACGCCACGGTACTCGGGGCGGTCTGGGGCCGCCTTCGCGGCGGTCCTCCTGGCCGCCGTCATGCTCGTGCTCGTGCCGGCCTGGTCCGAGGAGGCGCGCGCGTCGGGCCGGGCGGACGACGTCCCGGTTGCCGCGGTCGACTCCGGTGCCAGCGAAGAACCGGTGGTGATCGAGGCTGACTCAACGGAGTATCACTACGGCGCTGAGGGGACCATCATCGAGGCCCGTGGCAATGTGCATGCAAGCCAGGGCGACCTCATCGTGTCCTGCGACTATGTTCGGGTGGACGTCGGGGCCGGGGCGCTCTTGGCGCGCGGCAACGTCGTAATCCGACGGGGCTCTTCCGTGACGCGCTGCAGCTTGTTCTCATACGATATGAAGGCCGCCGCTGGGCGGGTGCTCGACCCGGACGGCTCCGTTCCAGGAGTCAACGTGCGGGGGAAGGAGATGGACGTGGCTCCCGACAGGCTCACGCTGTCCGACGCGTACGCAACCGGGTGCGACCTGGAAGACCCGTGCTACCGGGTGACGACGAAACGGCTTGTGATATATCCTGACCAACGCGTTGTGGCCGAGTGGCCGGTCTTGTGGCTGGAGCACGTGCCAGTGCTGGTTCTGCCGAGGCTTACCATCCCGCTCCGCGGGGAGAGGGTCGGGTGGGTCGAGGGAGAAGGCTACCCAGTCCCGAGGTTGGGATACGACGCCGAGAACGGGTTTGTGGCAGGCGTTTCATACCTGGACCGCTCGCGAGAGGACCTCACCATACGGTACGACGCGGCTTACGTGACGCGGCCGGGAGGCCTTCAATTGGAGGCGCGCGCTGACGCCAGCTTGTGGCCGGGCGCGGGCGCGAGCGTTACAGCGGGACTGCGCTCGTGGGAAGGGCCGTACGGGTCTTTTCGTTGCTCGCTGGACCTGACCGGGCCGACGGCTCAAGCGGATGAATCGGCCATCTCCGTGGCGGCTGACGCTAGCTACCGTTCCGGCACGGCCTACGACGCCGGGCTGCAGGGCGGGGTCACGGCCGCCGCAAAGCTAGGGCCGCTTGCGCTCAATGCTGTTGCCCGAAAGGACCTTCCGAGCACGGGGGCGGTTTATGCCTTGCCCGCCGTGGACGCCACGCTCAGCCCCTTCGGAGGTCCCGCCATGCGCGTGACGCTCAGCGGAGGCATCGGGCGGTTCGAGGAACCCGCAGGCGGGATTGAGTCCACCCGTTCGTACGCGGCGGTATCCGTGTCCTCGGGTCCTCTCAAGCTCGTCTCCGGTGCCGGCGTCAGCCTCACGGCAGGTTTGGGCGCATCTATAAGGCGTGCGTGGTACGGCACTGGCGACGGCCTCGCGTCGCTCACTGCTACGGCGAGACTCGACGGGAGCTTCGGCCGCCTCGAGGCGTTCGGGGCGGAGAGCCCACGGGTCGTTGCCGGGCTCGAATACACGCGCCGGGCGGTGTCGGGCGCAAGCCCGTTCGCTTTCGACGCGGTCTCCGCGCTCAACCAGGTGACGGCGGACGTGACCGTCCGGGTCAACGAGTCGTGGAGCCTCGGGACCCGCGCAACGTACGACATCGATGGGAACGCCGTCAATAACGTCGACCTCTCGCTGACGAACCACCATCATTGTTATGATATCAGCGCGACCTGGGACGGGGCGCTTGCGCGGTTCGGGCTAGAGATCCAGTTCAAAAGGTAA